From the genome of Haloterrigena sp. KLK7, one region includes:
- a CDS encoding cupin domain-containing protein produces the protein MDYAVIDPDDLERVEGRPCDLRRLSDAAGMDNVAINRFDAEPGEQLPLAYHVHDTQEEAFLVLSGTLHVETPEGDHVVPEGSMFAAQPESPHRAYNPEDADERVSVVAVGAPSVDDVAPYEADE, from the coding sequence ATGGACTATGCCGTTATCGATCCGGACGACCTCGAGCGCGTCGAAGGCCGTCCCTGCGATCTGCGCCGCTTGAGCGACGCCGCGGGGATGGACAACGTCGCGATCAATCGCTTCGACGCGGAGCCGGGCGAACAGCTGCCGCTGGCCTATCACGTCCACGATACACAGGAGGAGGCCTTCCTCGTCCTCTCGGGAACCCTCCACGTCGAAACGCCCGAGGGCGACCACGTGGTCCCCGAAGGGTCGATGTTCGCGGCCCAGCCCGAGTCGCCGCACCGAGCGTACAACCCCGAGGACGCCGACGAACGGGTGTCGGTCGTCGCGGTCGGTGCGCCGTCGGTCGACGACGTCGCGCCCTACGAGGCCGACGAGTAG
- a CDS encoding DUF2892 domain-containing protein has product MDKNVGGSDRLLRVVLGAILLLIGYRNRDRTAGTLAFVAGSDVVATAVIQRCPVNAVFGIDTCSADG; this is encoded by the coding sequence ATGGACAAGAACGTCGGCGGATCGGACCGCCTTCTGCGGGTCGTTCTCGGTGCGATCCTGTTGTTGATCGGCTACCGGAACCGGGACCGAACGGCCGGCACGCTCGCGTTCGTCGCCGGCAGCGACGTCGTCGCGACGGCGGTCATCCAGCGGTGTCCGGTCAACGCCGTCTTCGGGATCGATACCTGTTCGGCCGACGGGTAA
- a CDS encoding inorganic phosphate transporter, which produces MNAEPLLIVGILTAVFVGYNIGGSTTGPAFGPAVGANVITKLMAAGLMSVFFFIGAITIGPQVVDTLGNDLVTDTAIFTMRSNVAVLFFIGGALFVGNYAGVPASTSMTAVGAIAALGLATGELDWSVLGEIVVWWIVAPIIGFWVAGVVGRYFYPRINAWVAIEGSTDGEPMISVDRSGAVPRLQFGADGDRREVTGAFVVVGIGCLMGFSSGTSNIANAIAPIYGTGAVDMVTLILIGSVAVTVGCFTIARRTLDTLGNDITNLPLTAAIVVAVISSGIVITLSWIGIPASFVVIATMSIIGLGWGRATRTTTLSDAARGEETRVSVGALTAEEEGERSPKIGEEEPQDIPKASDLFDPSTTARVILMQNVVPMISTVSAFLTFRFVPIFGF; this is translated from the coding sequence GTGAACGCGGAACCGCTGCTTATCGTCGGAATTCTCACCGCGGTCTTCGTCGGCTACAACATCGGCGGCTCGACGACCGGCCCAGCGTTCGGGCCCGCCGTCGGTGCCAACGTCATCACGAAGTTGATGGCCGCCGGCCTGATGTCGGTGTTCTTCTTCATCGGCGCCATCACGATCGGACCGCAGGTCGTCGACACGCTGGGGAACGACCTCGTTACCGACACCGCGATCTTTACGATGCGGTCTAACGTCGCCGTCCTCTTCTTCATCGGGGGCGCGCTGTTCGTCGGCAACTACGCCGGCGTCCCGGCGTCGACGTCGATGACCGCCGTCGGCGCCATCGCCGCGCTCGGCCTGGCGACCGGCGAACTCGACTGGTCGGTGCTGGGCGAGATCGTCGTCTGGTGGATCGTCGCCCCGATCATCGGCTTCTGGGTCGCCGGCGTCGTCGGCCGGTACTTCTACCCGCGGATCAACGCCTGGGTCGCCATCGAGGGGAGCACGGACGGCGAGCCGATGATCTCGGTCGACCGGTCCGGTGCCGTGCCGCGGCTCCAGTTCGGGGCCGACGGCGACCGACGGGAGGTCACCGGTGCGTTCGTCGTCGTCGGGATCGGTTGTCTGATGGGCTTTTCCTCGGGGACGAGCAACATCGCCAACGCGATCGCCCCGATCTACGGGACCGGCGCCGTCGACATGGTGACGCTGATTCTGATCGGGTCGGTGGCCGTCACCGTCGGGTGTTTCACCATCGCCCGCCGGACGTTGGACACGCTGGGCAACGACATCACGAACCTCCCGCTGACGGCCGCGATCGTCGTCGCGGTCATCAGTTCGGGGATCGTCATCACCCTCTCCTGGATCGGGATTCCGGCCAGTTTCGTCGTCATCGCGACGATGAGCATCATCGGCCTCGGCTGGGGGCGGGCCACCCGAACGACCACGCTCTCGGACGCCGCCCGCGGCGAGGAGACCCGCGTCTCCGTCGGCGCACTGACCGCCGAAGAGGAAGGGGAACGCTCGCCGAAGATCGGCGAAGAGGAACCCCAAGACATCCCGAAGGCGTCTGACCTCTTCGACCCCTCGACGACCGCCCGCGTGATCCTCATGCAGAACGTCGTCCCGATGATCTCGACGGTCAGCGCGTTCCTCACGTTCCGGTTCGTTCCGATATTCGGCTTCTAG
- the upp gene encoding uracil phosphoribosyltransferase: MTIEDRENAYLVTHALAKDTLSRIRDVETEQVSFRKGLVKLGRICGYEIIDGRMETEYVEIETPLEQTMGERVRGLDDVVIINVLRAATPFVEGLLKAFPRARQGVISASRDEEAGRDEDGSFPITVDYVKLPEITEEDTVIIADPMLATGSTMCTVLDHVIENSPEPENLIVLSAVSAPEGLLRVDEAFPEADLLTVSIDDRLDDDGFIVPGLGDAGDRAFRTT, encoded by the coding sequence ATGACGATCGAAGACCGGGAAAACGCCTATCTCGTCACGCACGCACTGGCGAAGGACACGCTCTCGCGGATTCGCGACGTCGAGACCGAGCAGGTCAGCTTCCGGAAGGGCCTGGTGAAGCTCGGCCGGATCTGTGGCTACGAGATCATCGACGGCCGGATGGAGACGGAGTACGTCGAGATCGAGACGCCCCTCGAGCAGACCATGGGCGAGCGCGTCCGCGGGCTCGACGACGTTGTGATCATCAACGTCTTGCGCGCGGCGACGCCGTTCGTCGAGGGGCTGTTGAAGGCCTTCCCGCGCGCGCGTCAGGGCGTCATCAGCGCGAGCCGCGACGAGGAGGCCGGCCGCGACGAGGACGGCTCGTTCCCGATCACCGTCGACTACGTGAAACTGCCCGAGATCACCGAGGAGGACACGGTGATCATCGCCGATCCGATGCTCGCGACCGGGAGCACGATGTGTACCGTCCTCGACCACGTCATCGAGAACTCGCCGGAGCCGGAGAACCTGATCGTCCTCTCGGCGGTCTCGGCCCCCGAGGGGCTGCTCCGCGTCGACGAGGCGTTCCCCGAGGCCGACCTGCTGACGGTCTCGATCGACGACCGCCTCGACGACGACGGCTTCATCGTGCCCGGACTGGGCGACGCGGGCGACCGAGCGTTCCGCACCACGTAA
- a CDS encoding amino acid-binding protein → MFDEIMEKFEGSPSQQAVIRLLLERGFSVNDDGRVVSGGIEIPNTGIAREIGVDRRVVDSTTDVILDDPELRRIFQNISQVPSLMDLAPVLDLTVLSIAVHDAEQEGIVADVTGTLAEHGISIRQTISEDPEFTDEPKLYLITDQDLPGETITEIRDLEFVRKIELQ, encoded by the coding sequence ATGTTCGACGAGATCATGGAGAAGTTCGAGGGCTCGCCCAGCCAGCAGGCGGTGATTCGCTTACTGCTAGAGCGGGGGTTCTCGGTCAACGACGACGGTCGCGTCGTCTCCGGCGGGATCGAGATTCCGAACACGGGTATCGCTCGCGAGATCGGCGTCGACCGGCGCGTCGTCGATTCGACGACGGACGTCATCCTCGACGATCCCGAGTTACGACGGATCTTCCAGAACATCTCGCAGGTGCCGAGCCTGATGGACCTGGCGCCGGTGCTCGACCTGACGGTGCTGTCGATCGCGGTCCACGACGCCGAACAGGAGGGGATCGTCGCCGACGTCACGGGGACGCTCGCCGAGCACGGTATCTCGATCCGCCAGACGATCAGCGAGGACCCCGAGTTCACCGACGAGCCGAAGCTCTACCTGATCACCGACCAGGACCTGCCGGGCGAGACGATCACCGAGATCCGCGACCTCGAGTTCGTCCGGAAGATCGAACTCCAGTGA
- a CDS encoding universal stress protein produces MITRVLVPMDGSEMSEHALEYVLEAHPDAEITVLTVVGEPSALWGEATGLALADDLEEMADDHAEAVFDRARELVDAADGDATLETTVELGHPVRAILERADEYDTIVVGSHGGTIADRLFVGNVAEKVVRQSPVPVTVVR; encoded by the coding sequence ATGATCACGCGCGTCCTCGTTCCGATGGACGGATCCGAGATGAGCGAACACGCCCTCGAGTACGTCCTCGAGGCCCATCCCGACGCCGAAATCACGGTGCTGACCGTCGTCGGAGAACCGTCGGCTCTGTGGGGCGAAGCGACGGGACTAGCGCTGGCCGACGACCTCGAGGAGATGGCCGACGACCACGCGGAAGCAGTGTTCGACCGTGCGCGCGAACTCGTCGACGCGGCAGACGGTGATGCGACCCTCGAGACGACGGTGGAGCTGGGACATCCGGTTCGGGCGATCCTCGAACGGGCCGACGAGTACGATACGATCGTCGTCGGCAGTCACGGCGGTACCATCGCGGACCGGCTGTTCGTCGGTAACGTCGCGGAGAAGGTGGTCCGTCAGTCGCCGGTCCCGGTGACGGTCGTCCGGTGA
- a CDS encoding S9 family peptidase, translating to MNRIAASDYHDLVHAEEPRLSPDDERVAFVRRTPAGDASYTASVYTVPVGGDEATQFTAGDGVDSQPRWSPGGDRLAFASTRGAGDREQLWLVPTDGGEARRLTSVVGGVDDLEWSPDGSRLCFSQRVTSEDREADRDRAVDPDYERAAPDPRVIDRMIYRAGTEYFDGRRRHVYVLDVAEALSRDPEDELDGDAITRLTGDGPADARVDYVSPTWGDGETVYYAAKAAAAGEEPDDTLTYDLYEHETESDEVETFAQTTGWLESGSIDATADGRVAVEFTPEDRTSMRQTEIRVHDRDTGEVRTPTEPLDRTVGHRCAFEWAPDGETLYFTTPDEGSRVCWSVPGDASEEPTRVYGDGVTIEDFSVGANAVAYVYSEWDHPGDVFVTTRGGNEVHRLTRVNDDYLGDRPVRRPEEVWFEVDDGREEADDGSDGESIQGWLLTPPEFDADASPGERYPLVLEIHGGPHAHWTTAGTMWHEFQTLAARGYVVFWCNPRGSTGYGEDRATAIEADWGEVTLTDVLAGVETVCEREFVDEDEVFVTGGSFGGFMTAWAVARSDRFEAAVAQRGVYDLTGFYGSSDAFKLVEDDFGATPWTDPEFLWNQSPAAGVADVDAPTLVMHADRDYRTPANTAELFVRGLQKHGVDTRLVRYPREGHELSRSGEPAHVVDRLERIARWFDGYSAHRDAPPALERERGAGLSSGGEDDRDEA from the coding sequence ATGAACAGGATCGCGGCGAGCGATTATCACGATCTCGTCCACGCCGAGGAGCCGCGGCTCTCGCCGGACGACGAGCGCGTGGCGTTCGTCCGGCGGACGCCCGCAGGCGACGCGTCGTACACGGCGTCGGTCTACACCGTTCCCGTCGGCGGCGACGAAGCCACGCAGTTCACCGCCGGCGACGGCGTCGACTCCCAGCCCCGCTGGAGCCCCGGCGGCGATCGACTGGCGTTTGCCAGCACCCGCGGCGCGGGCGACCGCGAGCAGCTCTGGCTCGTCCCGACCGACGGCGGCGAAGCGCGCCGGCTCACGTCGGTCGTCGGCGGGGTCGACGACCTCGAGTGGAGTCCGGACGGCTCCAGACTCTGCTTCTCCCAGCGCGTCACGTCCGAGGACCGCGAGGCCGACCGGGACCGCGCGGTCGATCCAGATTACGAGCGAGCGGCCCCCGATCCCCGGGTGATCGACCGGATGATCTACCGAGCGGGAACCGAGTATTTCGACGGCCGGCGGCGCCACGTCTACGTCCTCGACGTGGCCGAAGCGCTCTCGAGGGATCCCGAAGACGAGTTGGACGGCGACGCGATCACCAGACTCACCGGAGACGGGCCGGCCGACGCGCGCGTCGACTACGTCTCACCCACGTGGGGAGACGGCGAGACGGTCTACTACGCCGCCAAGGCCGCCGCGGCCGGCGAGGAACCCGACGACACGCTGACCTACGACCTGTACGAGCACGAGACGGAATCTGACGAGGTCGAGACGTTCGCGCAAACCACGGGCTGGCTCGAGTCCGGATCGATCGACGCCACTGCGGACGGCCGCGTCGCCGTCGAGTTCACGCCCGAGGACCGAACCTCGATGCGCCAGACCGAGATTCGGGTACACGACCGCGACACCGGCGAGGTGCGAACGCCGACGGAACCGCTCGATCGGACCGTCGGCCACCGCTGTGCGTTCGAGTGGGCGCCGGACGGCGAGACGCTGTACTTCACGACGCCAGACGAGGGGTCTCGAGTCTGCTGGTCGGTGCCCGGCGACGCGAGCGAAGAACCGACGCGAGTCTACGGCGACGGCGTCACGATCGAAGACTTCTCCGTCGGCGCGAACGCCGTCGCCTACGTCTACAGCGAGTGGGACCATCCCGGCGACGTCTTCGTGACGACGCGGGGCGGTAACGAGGTCCACCGACTGACGCGGGTCAACGACGACTACCTCGGCGATCGGCCGGTGCGCCGGCCCGAGGAAGTGTGGTTCGAGGTCGACGACGGTAGGGAGGAAGCCGACGACGGGAGCGACGGCGAGTCGATCCAGGGCTGGCTCCTGACGCCACCGGAGTTCGACGCCGACGCCTCGCCGGGCGAGCGCTACCCCCTCGTCCTCGAGATCCACGGCGGTCCCCACGCCCACTGGACGACCGCGGGGACGATGTGGCACGAGTTCCAGACGCTCGCGGCGCGGGGGTACGTCGTCTTCTGGTGCAACCCGCGCGGATCGACGGGGTACGGCGAGGACCGCGCGACGGCCATCGAGGCCGACTGGGGCGAGGTCACGCTGACCGACGTGCTCGCCGGCGTCGAGACGGTCTGCGAGCGCGAATTCGTCGACGAGGACGAGGTGTTCGTCACCGGCGGCAGCTTCGGCGGGTTCATGACCGCGTGGGCGGTCGCCCGGAGCGACCGCTTCGAGGCGGCCGTCGCCCAGCGGGGCGTCTACGATCTCACCGGGTTCTACGGCTCGAGCGACGCGTTCAAACTCGTCGAGGACGATTTCGGGGCGACCCCCTGGACGGACCCCGAGTTCCTCTGGAACCAGTCGCCCGCGGCCGGCGTCGCCGACGTCGACGCGCCGACGCTCGTGATGCACGCCGACCGCGACTATCGGACGCCCGCCAACACGGCCGAACTGTTCGTCCGCGGGCTGCAGAAACACGGCGTCGATACGCGACTGGTCCGGTATCCCCGCGAGGGCCACGAACTCTCCCGCTCGGGCGAACCCGCCCACGTCGTCGACCGACTCGAGCGCATCGCCCGCTGGTTCGACGGCTACTCCGCCCACCGCGACGCCCCGCCGGCGCTCGAGCGCGAGCGCGGTGCGGGGCTCTCGAGCGGGGGCGAGGACGACCGGGACGAAGCGTGA
- a CDS encoding TrkH family potassium uptake protein: MRIRVDWRSSCSLTGTVLKWLSVPLAAPLVLALLDRHDPVPFVVAIVATVAIGIALETLRGDPTLGQREAFLMVSLTWLIVALVGTIPFVLVGVGAPPASAFAFSVDGVVNAAFEGMSGLTTTGATVMSGWDFNNQSRAILLWRQILQWLGGLGILIVAIGLLSNLLVGGAQLMETETQTKNVTKLRPRIGETARLIWGLYVGLTALAAGTFYGLHLLGLAPNMDLFNAVSHALTSVATAGFSPEGGSVGAFEPIVQWAVIPFMILGATNFVLLYALTQGAWRRPLESEEFRFYIGLLAGIGALVAAILWLDPEIDAGLEATVRHGLFNVVSMLTTTGYASTDFNYWSAGATQLLFFCMFLGGMAGSTTCSIKTLRWLVALKAFRRSLFTAIHPQAIRPIRLSDDVVDEETIGDIFAYLMLAIGIFALLTVFVVVDAVRAGTAVSEFEALSASASIFLNIGPAFGMAGPMDNYAGFPTTTRVVMIGMMWIGRIEIVPVLVLLTPAFWRS, from the coding sequence ATGCGGATCCGCGTCGACTGGCGCTCGAGTTGTAGCCTCACCGGGACCGTCCTGAAGTGGCTGTCCGTGCCGCTGGCCGCGCCGCTCGTGCTGGCGCTCCTGGACAGACACGACCCGGTCCCGTTCGTCGTCGCGATCGTCGCGACGGTCGCGATCGGGATCGCCCTCGAGACCCTGCGCGGCGATCCGACGTTAGGGCAGCGCGAGGCGTTTCTCATGGTCTCGCTGACGTGGCTGATCGTCGCCCTCGTCGGCACGATTCCGTTCGTGCTCGTCGGCGTCGGCGCGCCGCCGGCCTCCGCGTTCGCCTTCTCGGTCGACGGCGTCGTCAACGCCGCCTTCGAAGGGATGAGCGGGCTCACGACGACCGGCGCGACGGTGATGAGCGGCTGGGACTTCAACAACCAGTCCCGGGCGATCCTCCTCTGGCGCCAGATCCTCCAGTGGCTCGGTGGCCTGGGAATCCTGATCGTCGCCATCGGGCTGCTCTCGAACCTGCTCGTCGGGGGCGCACAGCTCATGGAGACCGAAACGCAGACGAAAAACGTCACGAAGCTCCGCCCCCGAATCGGCGAGACCGCCCGCCTCATTTGGGGGCTGTACGTCGGTCTCACGGCGCTGGCCGCGGGGACCTTCTACGGGCTCCACCTGCTCGGTCTGGCCCCGAACATGGACCTCTTCAACGCCGTCTCCCACGCGTTAACCAGCGTCGCCACCGCCGGCTTCTCGCCGGAGGGCGGGAGCGTCGGCGCGTTCGAACCGATCGTTCAGTGGGCCGTCATCCCCTTCATGATCCTCGGCGCGACCAACTTCGTCCTCCTGTACGCCCTCACGCAGGGGGCGTGGCGGCGCCCCCTCGAGTCCGAGGAGTTCCGGTTCTACATCGGCCTGCTGGCGGGGATCGGCGCGCTCGTCGCGGCGATCCTCTGGCTCGATCCGGAAATCGACGCGGGCCTCGAGGCGACGGTCCGACACGGACTGTTCAACGTGGTCTCGATGCTGACGACGACCGGGTACGCGTCGACGGACTTCAACTACTGGTCGGCCGGCGCGACCCAGCTCCTGTTCTTCTGTATGTTCCTCGGCGGGATGGCCGGCTCGACGACCTGCTCGATCAAGACGCTGCGCTGGCTCGTCGCGCTCAAGGCGTTTCGGCGCTCCCTGTTCACCGCGATCCACCCGCAGGCGATCCGCCCGATCCGGCTGAGCGACGACGTCGTCGACGAGGAGACGATCGGCGACATCTTCGCCTACCTCATGCTGGCGATCGGCATCTTCGCCCTGCTGACCGTCTTCGTCGTCGTCGACGCGGTCCGCGCCGGGACGGCCGTCTCCGAGTTCGAGGCCTTGAGCGCGTCGGCCTCGATCTTCCTCAACATCGGTCCCGCGTTCGGGATGGCCGGTCCCATGGACAACTACGCCGGCTTCCCCACCACCACGCGGGTCGTCATGATCGGTATGATGTGGATCGGCCGCATCGAGATCGTCCCCGTGCTCGTGTTGCTGACGCCGGCGTTCTGGCGATCGTGA
- a CDS encoding inorganic phosphate transporter codes for MVSVLLVVGVLVAVFVGYNIGGATTGPAFGPAVGADAISKTMAGVLMTVFFFVGAWTIGRRVVETLGGDLVYDSAVFTLEASVGVLFFIGVALFIGNFFGVPASTSMTAVGSIAGLALAAGELNWVVMGQIAIWWIVSPFIGFWVSLIIGRYFYSSLNRRLAMARSEGPLVRIDRSRRVPIPVPTDTTNRRELGGVAMVIVIGCLMAFSSGTSNIANAIAPLVGSGELEMNPAILIGCVAVGIGTVTIARRTLETMGNELTELPLTAAIVTATVSASLVIFLSAIGIPASFVIIATMCIIGLGWGRATRPVTVADAVRGEESAPVSVDALTTDREGEELPPIGDEEPERVPSAADLFDPATTARVVLMQNVVPMIATLGAYATFRFVPLFGL; via the coding sequence ATGGTGTCCGTGCTGCTGGTCGTGGGAGTTCTCGTGGCCGTCTTCGTTGGCTACAACATCGGTGGTGCGACGACGGGGCCGGCGTTCGGTCCGGCCGTCGGTGCCGACGCCATCTCGAAGACGATGGCCGGCGTACTGATGACGGTGTTTTTCTTCGTCGGCGCGTGGACGATCGGCCGTCGCGTCGTCGAGACTCTCGGCGGTGATCTCGTGTACGATTCCGCCGTCTTCACGCTCGAGGCGAGCGTCGGCGTCCTCTTTTTCATCGGCGTCGCGCTGTTCATCGGTAACTTCTTCGGCGTCCCCGCTTCGACGTCGATGACCGCCGTCGGCTCGATCGCGGGACTCGCACTCGCCGCCGGGGAACTCAACTGGGTCGTGATGGGGCAGATCGCCATCTGGTGGATCGTCTCCCCGTTTATCGGCTTCTGGGTCTCGCTGATCATCGGCCGCTACTTCTACTCGTCGCTCAATCGACGGCTCGCGATGGCGCGCAGCGAAGGCCCCCTCGTCCGGATCGATCGGTCCCGCCGCGTTCCGATTCCGGTCCCGACCGACACCACGAACCGACGCGAGCTGGGAGGCGTAGCGATGGTGATCGTCATCGGCTGTCTGATGGCCTTTTCCTCCGGCACCTCGAACATCGCGAACGCGATCGCTCCGCTCGTCGGCAGCGGCGAACTCGAGATGAATCCCGCCATCCTCATCGGCTGTGTGGCGGTCGGGATCGGGACGGTCACCATCGCGCGGCGCACCCTCGAGACGATGGGGAACGAGCTCACGGAACTGCCGCTGACGGCGGCGATCGTGACCGCGACGGTGAGCGCCTCGCTCGTTATCTTCCTCTCCGCCATCGGCATTCCCGCGAGTTTCGTCATCATCGCGACGATGTGTATCATCGGTCTCGGCTGGGGGCGGGCGACGCGCCCAGTGACGGTCGCCGACGCTGTCCGGGGCGAGGAGTCAGCCCCGGTCTCGGTCGACGCACTGACCACCGATCGGGAGGGCGAAGAACTGCCACCGATCGGCGACGAGGAACCCGAACGGGTCCCCAGTGCGGCCGACCTCTTCGATCCGGCGACGACGGCCCGCGTGGTTCTCATGCAGAACGTCGTCCCGATGATCGCGACGCTCGGCGCGTACGCCACGTTCCGGTTCGTCCCGCTCTTCGGACTCTGA
- the hisA gene encoding 1-(5-phosphoribosyl)-5-[(5-phosphoribosylamino)methylideneamino]imidazole-4-carboxamide isomerase yields MSAFPEFQVIPAVDVQDGEVVQLVQGERGTEKTYGDPVDAARRWLDEGAEALHLVDLDGAFEGQRANGDAIDDVLETVDVPTQLGGGIRTVADAVDLLERGVDRVILGTAAVENPEIVAEISADHPDSVVVSLDAKDGEVVVEGWTEGAGVSPVEAAERYEKLGAAAILFTNVDVEGQLEGVATEPVRELVEATDIPVIASGGVATLEDVRDLKAAGAAAVVVGSALYEGQFTLAEARAAVDES; encoded by the coding sequence ATGAGCGCGTTTCCGGAGTTTCAGGTGATTCCCGCCGTCGACGTTCAGGACGGCGAGGTCGTCCAGCTCGTCCAGGGCGAGCGCGGCACCGAGAAGACCTACGGCGACCCCGTCGACGCCGCCCGACGGTGGCTCGACGAGGGCGCCGAGGCGTTGCACCTCGTCGATCTGGACGGGGCCTTCGAGGGCCAGCGGGCGAACGGCGACGCCATCGACGACGTCCTCGAGACCGTCGACGTCCCGACCCAACTGGGCGGGGGCATTCGAACCGTCGCGGACGCTGTCGACCTGCTCGAGCGCGGCGTCGACCGGGTCATTCTCGGGACGGCGGCCGTCGAGAACCCCGAGATCGTCGCCGAGATCAGCGCCGACCATCCCGACAGCGTGGTCGTCAGCCTCGACGCGAAGGACGGCGAGGTCGTCGTCGAGGGCTGGACCGAGGGCGCCGGGGTCTCGCCGGTCGAGGCGGCCGAGCGCTACGAGAAACTGGGCGCCGCGGCGATCCTGTTCACGAACGTCGACGTCGAGGGACAGCTCGAGGGGGTCGCCACCGAGCCGGTTCGGGAGCTCGTCGAGGCGACCGATATTCCTGTAATCGCCAGCGGCGGCGTGGCCACGCTCGAGGACGTGCGGGACCTGAAAGCGGCCGGCGCGGCCGCGGTCGTGGTCGGGAGCGCGCTGTACGAGGGGCAGTTCACGCTCGCGGAGGCCCGAGCCGCGGTCGACGAATCGTAA
- a CDS encoding YigZ family protein codes for MSRSYRTVAQAATADFVVQGSEFIGRVRPVDSVDAAEAFVDAVSEEYADATHNVPAYRVRVGDESGENGGGGEDAPGAGRFLREYSSDDGEPSGSAGKPALNVLTQQEIENCAVVVTRYYGGTNLGVGGLVRAYSRAVKEAVEAAGVVEERPHEQVSITVEYDDSGTVRGILESEGYEFEADYQEDVSFDVRVPLEEADAFRDRLRSATSGRADLE; via the coding sequence GTGAGTCGATCGTACCGGACCGTCGCACAGGCGGCCACCGCCGACTTCGTCGTGCAGGGCTCGGAGTTCATCGGCCGCGTTCGTCCGGTCGACTCCGTCGACGCCGCCGAGGCGTTCGTCGACGCCGTGAGCGAGGAGTACGCCGACGCCACCCACAACGTTCCCGCCTACCGGGTGCGGGTCGGCGACGAGAGCGGCGAGAACGGCGGGGGCGGTGAGGACGCCCCGGGAGCGGGCCGATTCCTCCGGGAGTACTCGAGCGACGACGGCGAGCCCTCCGGCTCGGCGGGGAAGCCGGCGCTGAACGTCCTCACCCAGCAGGAGATCGAGAACTGCGCGGTCGTCGTTACGCGCTACTACGGCGGGACGAACCTCGGCGTCGGCGGCCTCGTCCGGGCCTACTCCCGCGCGGTGAAGGAGGCCGTCGAGGCGGCCGGTGTCGTCGAGGAACGGCCCCACGAACAGGTCTCAATCACCGTCGAGTACGACGACTCCGGGACGGTCCGCGGCATTCTCGAGAGCGAGGGCTACGAGTTCGAGGCCGACTATCAGGAGGACGTCTCCTTCGACGTGCGAGTCCCCCTCGAGGAGGCCGACGCGTTCCGGGACCGACTGCGGAGCGCGACGAGCGGGCGGGCGGACCTCGAGTGA
- the hisB gene encoding imidazoleglycerol-phosphate dehydratase HisB, producing the protein MSERTATRTRETAETSIELTLAIDGDGEADVDTGIGFFDHMLTSFAKHGLFDLTVDCDGDLEVDDHHTVEDVAIVLGEAFDEALGDRSGIVRYADRKVPLDEAVAGAVVDVSGRPRFYFDGTFSQAAIGGFTSDMARHFGESLAMNGGLTVHLEVVSGENAHHEVEALFKALARTLDDATRLDEHREGTPSTKGTL; encoded by the coding sequence ATGAGCGAGCGAACGGCGACCCGCACGCGGGAGACGGCCGAGACGTCGATCGAACTCACGCTCGCGATCGACGGGGACGGCGAGGCCGACGTCGACACCGGAATCGGTTTCTTCGATCACATGCTGACGTCGTTCGCCAAACACGGCCTGTTCGACCTGACCGTCGACTGCGACGGCGACCTCGAGGTCGACGATCACCACACCGTCGAGGACGTCGCGATCGTCCTCGGTGAGGCCTTCGACGAGGCGCTGGGCGACCGCTCGGGGATCGTCCGCTACGCCGACCGGAAGGTGCCCCTGGACGAGGCCGTCGCCGGCGCCGTCGTCGACGTCAGCGGACGGCCCCGGTTCTACTTCGACGGCACGTTCTCGCAGGCCGCGATCGGCGGCTTCACGAGCGATATGGCGCGTCACTTCGGCGAGTCGCTGGCGATGAACGGCGGTCTGACCGTCCACCTCGAGGTGGTCTCCGGCGAGAACGCCCACCACGAGGTCGAGGCGCTGTTCAAGGCGCTCGCGCGGACGCTCGACGACGCGACGCGGCTCGACGAGCACCGCGAGGGAACCCCGAGTACGAAGGGAACGCTCTAG